The stretch of DNA AGTGCAATTCCTTACCCTTACATCACTCTGCAGCATCCAAGCACAGTGAGTTCCAAGAAAGAATCAATGACAAGAAGAATGTGGAAAAGGTGGAAATCAAGTGGTTTTGAGGCAAGAGCAAGATCATTCCACCGTGCTTGTGCAGACAGATCAGGGCGTTATCTTTATGTGTTTGGTGGAATGGTGGATGGTTTTCTTCAGCCTGGTGAGCCTTCTGCATTAAGGTTTGATGCTGAGCTTTTTCTTGTGGAGCTTGTGCTTCAGCTCTAGTTATAGTGAATGGTTCCTCTTTCTTGAGACCAAGACCATTCTGTAATGTGCAGTGTCTTGTCAGAGTAACAGTGTAGTGTCGTGTTGTGTTTGGCTGTTGTAAAGGATATAGCAGCTGCATCAATATGTTGTAGGAACTGTCACTGCATAATTAGAAAGCAATGAATGGTATGATTGTGAAGATTACAAAAATGTTTGCATTGTTCattgtcaatttaaaaaaaaaaggtacttttactatattttcattttttggaGGAGAAATAAGATGAGCAAATTCTATAAACCATCAATACATTGTTGAAGAAAAATcgtaagtatatatatatatatatatatatatatatatatatatatgtatatctcAGTAAATATCTTATACAAATTTGTGGAtgggaaaaaataaatagttggaAGGGAAGAGAgatctaattaaattttgtttttgacaTCACTATCAGTATATATTTTGAACCTATAATTTggtaaaaagaaacatgatttaTGTCAAAGACCAgcaatgaaataaataaacataatatatagatgtgtaattatatacaaaataatagatgaatgtattttttcaatataaattcaACGGGGCTTCAGcaaccattttatttttatttcttgtattgtttggtacaaaattattttttatgattggtTTTGAAACTGTTCCAACTTTAtatattcaaaagaaaatttcttGTATTGTTtggtacaaaattattttttatgattggtTTTGAAACTGTTCCAACTTTATATATtcaaaagagaataaaaattgtagtatatattgtataaataaactgattaagaaattatatttgtagaaaaaaaggtatatttCACTCAATTAAAGGTAGTCAACTTAAGTAATTAAATATCTGTAagaatgtaaattttttattaagaaaatctTTAGTTTctataaacaatatttaattacaaaatttatattaaatatttaaaaaataaattctaagataaattgtagttaattaattagttattataatccATGTCAGacctaaaacaaataattaattaattaacatttttggCACAGTTATATTTTAGCCTTCTTTTAActtatcatttaatattttatctatgCATCATTTAGTGAAGTAGATTATGTTCATAATTTACCTAAAGTATTAAACCTGAAAAACAAAGTTAAGCATGTCAATAAGTATGAATTTGTAATGATTCGAGTAGACCAACTTCAAGAGAAAGAACTCTTCCATGTTTGGAAGATTTGAACAAAAAATCTTTAACAATAAGCCTATAAAAATTACAATGGCATAAACTAAGTTCATCtgtcaatattaatatttacttGAATACAAAAGCAAAAAATATATAGGACGGGGGAATACAAAAGCCGAGGGGTAAAGAATTGATGACAACAGTGAAAGTGAAATTAAGTTACAGTGATTCTCAGAATTACAAGGATGAATATATTGTATTGACAAAAAATGTGCTATGTTTTGGCCTCTTTGCCTCTGCTATTGGAGAAAGACGCTACTGAAAGATTCCACAGCAATTGATCAGTAGtcattaagttttaattttgttctccACAGCTCTCCAATAACCTTTTTGGGTGATGGATCATCAGGTCCCTTGTCTCTCTGTCCGGAAGTGAAGTACAACCATCCATTCCAAAATCCAACTAGAGTGGTTTTCACTCGGAATGGTAATTTTCCAATCACTGACCACTTCTGAGAATTCATAACAGCAGAAATAAACAATcagtgacaaaaaaaaattatgatatatgtCACCATGTGTCAGTTACATGATGAAACTACATGTGTAACTCGTCTTATCATATACACACACTTTACAATCTCATTTCATCAACTCCCAATATTAAAGCTACAGAAAATCAACAGGGGCCAAGGATGTGAACTTGGAATTAAGATATGGTAAGCTAAGATACGAGGTTTAGCTTTAATACCAAATCACAATAACTCAGGCAATGGAAGACAGCCCAGGAATTTTGTTGTCAAATACCAATTTCCCAGCTAAAGTGAATAGAGGGTAACACAAGCAAATTACTAAAATGGAGTACTCCCTCCATCCCTTTTCAGAAGATATTTTCAAAAAGTTCACGTCattaaagaaaattagttaACATAGTAGATAAGAGTTAATTTTGTCAATAATTTGTATAGTTGTTTCAAAATTACGCTTATTGTACTTAAAAGTCAGAATAATTTAGATGAGTAAGGCTTGAGTATTCTGGCTACTATTCTTGAATCAGAAAGAAACTTTTATGTTGTTAATTTCTAACATAAACTATTTTAACTTCTTGTTAAAAGAAGTCAATAAATTAAGGgtatttaagaagaaaaaaagtgaatGTATCAAATAATTACAAAGGGAACTTATAAAAAGAgacaaataacattttaaaaagggtttttcaaaaatagtacCGGAGAGTGTTTATTAGCAATCTAACGTGCAATTGAGTAATATGTGTATGATAATGTAAATTCATCCGATTGAATGTGAAGAAATATGCAAACATGGAGACCCATTTCCTCAGTGCTTTGAAAAAGAGAAGTCATTACCAAAGTATTCAAGTTAAACTGGACTACTTCTCCGTTTAAAACCATCTTCTTGGTTACAGGGTGCTTCTCTGTTGTGCCACCAGCAATGACAATGGAGTTATTTACAACCACCCAAGCAAATTCAATATGTGAATTTGGTTTTGGCATTGGAGGCAACGTTTTCCACGTCATCTCATCATCCAGCATGTAAACATCAGTATAGACCACCTGACATGAAAACGAACAGTGAGACACAAAGAGTGTCAAACCATGGGATAGCATTGTAGATGATCACAATTTAGCATCGAATTACAAATTCATATACACTACCAATCCAATTTGGAGATAAGAAGATGAAACACACACAGAGAAACTTTGGCTCAGACAACTGATATCCAGGATAGCAAAGTAGTCCTTGATTTGAGCAGATAAAACACGAATAATAACAATTGAATCCATTGCATACCTCTGGTCTGCGTGAACACTTAAAAATAGGTGACCCAGGTTTGGCCATAAAATCACCTTCTTGACCACCGAGAACATAAAGACGATCATCAACCACAACACAAGCCCTAAAAGAAGATATTATTAAGTAATAAATTCTCGGTAACATAAACACATAAGAAAATACATTTCAACAAACCAAGATTATAATGTTTGGAAACCTAAACCCCTAGAGAAACTGCACCATATTCCATTCTTTTCAACACAACAAAGTTTACATCACTTTGCAGCGTAAAGGCTAAATGAAACAAGAGGGATAAGATAACAGATTGAAGACGATAACACTAGAAAgtacaagaaaacaaaataaactcCAATGTTTTGTCACTACTATAAAATCCTATTGAGAAATTCAAATGAATGGATGATAAGAAAAGGAAGCAATGACGTTTTTCTAATCTCAAAAAGGTTACCCAAGAGACCAAAATGATTCAAGATTACCAAGATGTGACTTTCCTATCAATGCAAAATAAACTagtaattatttagaaaaacatGTAGAAAGCAATAGTAGACACGCTGATTTTcgagaaaaaattaattatttattaattccaattaatatttttatggcTATAACAGAATTCAATACTCGATGGCACTACCATCATGACATTTCTACAATATAGTAGTACTCTTCTAGGACTCATTAGCTAAATCAAACAAATTCAGTTCAGTGAGTTCACAAACCTGTGAGGTCCACCACGAGGAATGGATACCTCAGCCTTCCATTCATTTTCTAAAGCTTTTCCATCCTTCACAGCAAGACTCCAGTGTTCTAATCCAGGCGTATGCCGATTCTCCTTACTGCCACCCATCACGTGAAGTCTACCTCTCCAAAGTTGAGTTGCTGGTGCATACCTGAAAATAATATTGTCATAAGAACCTTCCACCCAAAATCATGATACAAGAAAGAAAAGCACATCATGATTTTATCAGAGCCAAAAGGAAAGCCAGGCTAGGGAAACCCAACGTAATATTGCCAAAATTACTTTGATTCTGTTCTAAATGCAATCGAtaaattgttattgttattttactGATAAATTTACTAATATTTTGGGCAACCATGATATTCGTGTAGAAGTATCATTAGCTTTGCCCGTGATAAATCGCCATCATAATATATCTACTaatatagttataaaaatattactgtaaataaaaataatacaagccTATCATCTTAGAAATGTACAAATCTAAaacctttattttctttctcagtCTACTGCGGTGCTACAGCTTATTCATCTGTTACTTCTTCCACACGTATCCAACCTAATTAGTTGAAAAACATTGATGAAAGGATATTAGATGAAACTTTCGCACACCTCTGCACCTGCACATCCTGGTTCTCTAGAAACTCGTCTTTGACGAAAATTTGCACATCATCCAAAAGCAATACAGGCACAGAGGACAGCCGGAAACCAAGAAAGAAGGTTGGAAAAAGTGAGTTTGACCAGATCCTTCCCCTTTCCTCTGAATCTGTTGTTTACTTTTCATTAGGGTCACCCGTCCAAAGTATTATTGTCCACTTGGCGTTTAGTGGTTCCGTCACCATTTTATGCCCGAAGAAGTACGCCAATGTGTTAAGGACATAAGGTGTTTATATACTATCACTAATCTCAACTGGTAAGATATATCAAAACTCTTAGTACATAATATAAACTAATTGattaaacttgaaaaaaaaaaagtatcattatttgagaaaaaaagataTACATAATGCCTCGAAGGTAACTAATCAGGACAAGCCAACCCCGTGTAATAAAGTTCCCACTATGTGTAGGATCCAGAAAAGTTGTTATTGATTGTCAATAATAACATCTAAGGGAGATCAAGATCTAGTACTAGTATTTTGTTGCACTACTCCCGCGCAACACAAAGAACAACAAAAGGGGGGAAATAACGAAATAAATTCAGCAGCATGTCAACTCAAAGGGAAAGACTAATTTGGAGCATGACACAAACCTAGGTACCGGCAAAGGAGGTAGATCTTGCCATTTCCTGGTTTCAGCGTCGAGCACAAACGTACGAGCAGTGGGACCTCTGCACTGGGGGCCATACTGTCCAGTGACAATATAAATGTATCTCCCATCAGTCACCATTCCCAAATGCGAATGCGCCATCTCTTTCGGCATGTCGAATCTCTCTCCCCAACTATTATCACTAAAATTGTACACATCAACGTGAGAATGCACCTGAAACCAAACAAAGAGAGACGAACCGCAATCATAAGAATAGAAATAACGACGACGGCGATTGAGATTAAAAGCGAAAGGAGAGCAGTCGGTTACGTAATCGATGGTGCCGTAACCGGCGAAGACGAAGAGGAGATCGCGAATCTGAATGGCGGCTCCGTCAAGGCGAGGAACGGGACACGGAGGCATCTTCTCCCAGTGGAGGTTCGGCGCATCCAAATCGGCGTAGGCGGCGGCGAGGAACCTTCCAGAAGCGGTgacatttttgtgatttttcttttcaggGATGACCAATGTGGAGGGTTTGGAAGTGAGAAGCGTGGAAGAGGTGGAGGCCCATAGAAAATCGGCGATGAGAGCAAAACCCAATAGGCCCACGCAGATCACCACCAACTTCGCCGAACCCAACTTCACCGACGCTCGAACCATTGCAATCAATCAAATCGACTCCACTTTACAAAACCAAACTCCTTCTCCACACACACCATTTTTTCACTCTCCCTCTCACACACACGCGCCTCTTTCTTCACTCACACGTTTTATACTACTTTCATTTTGtctcatttttctaatttagatCAAATATTTTCagtgtttctaattattttatttactaatctaatttttcattgtttaatctttaaaataatctaaataAGTTAGTACGGTTTTGAATCAAATATGTGGTCGTGTTGTagttattgattattttatttattccgTCTTATGATTTCCTCTTCTAACCGATGGTATAATATTATACCCGAATTAATTAATCGGATGGTGAAACGagtcatttaatatttattttttaaaaatgtgtcaatttagtttcaatttttaaaaatgtgttttaatttgatctttttcaaacaaaaattaataaagtcgTTAACataattcatgacttttactattaaattttgatataaatataaatacttaattttatatgttattttaaatatcaataccgttaatggtattaataacttttttgcTAAAAATAACGTAATTGAGgcatcttttcaaaagttgagattcaattgacactttttaaaAAACGGATACTGACATATCTAAATAAAAGTGAGTACTATCTCACTGATTAAACCATTATATTACAAtgaatagttttatttttttatttaaatattttttatttttatatacttttaaaaataaaatcaagatgaaacatatattttatagcagacaatatttcatatataagaTAATTGATATCGATTTTATGATTAGACTAGTCTAATTATAACGATGTGACTTGACgaattgaatatatattattgaaaaaaatgtaaaacttagaataaaacataaaatttagtACATTTTAAAGACAGAATAGATGAATATTTAGTCCTGAGGATCGGATGAAGCAATATTGTTATGATTATGCAGAGCAACTCAGTTATTTCCATGGTCATCTCCACCATGAGAAGGTCCTTGCAAGCTTCCCCCACATGCATCATTTGGACTTGCAGTTGAAGTTGAGGCACCACTCTTGCCACCTCCAAAACCACTCTCACCACCATACATTGGTTTTGTGCCATTACCGATCCATCCAGCTCTCAATGCTACTTGCTGGTATAGCTGTTCTCGAGCATTAGCAAATTGCAATGCCATATTTGGAGGGGAAATTCTTGGTTCTTGAGCATTTGGTACAAACTCAGGATGTTGCATGCTAGAGGGTACAATCATTTGCTGCACCTGTCCAAAATCAGGTAATCAAAGAAAGGTTAGGTTATTAAGAGCATGTGTCATAAGGAAAATTCATCATACTTGTTTAAATCTGCactaaattatcaaattaaataaaatcttaataaagttatcttaattttattgaGAAAAAGTTGTGTTAGATTAAGATGACTTCTGAAAATCGTAAAATGAAGTCATGTTAACCTAACACAAATTCTAAAAAGgaacaataatgataaattttttaccTGTGGAAGCATGACTTGTGATTGTGAATGTTGCCAATCAGCAAGTGCTGCTAAATACATTAAATTCTTTTGAAGCTGCTCTTGGTACCTAAGACATACAAGAATCACAAAGTACAAACAATATCAAAAGCTAtgtatagaaaagaaaaacttcaGCAAATATTACGAGTTCAGATTCTATATTGATTTTTTGATGTTATTATTTGCTGAATGTTACAAATATATtaggttaatattttaaatatttttttaaacaaagaaTCCAAATTTCTCATACTACCCTGTTTTCATGTCAAGAAGCTTGAATTAACACACAAAAAAGGTTAAATCCAACAAACAGTACAAATACTGTGATCAACAATGTCTCAGAGCACATAATTCTTTAATTACCGGTAATTAAAGAAAGTGCATTTAAAAGTGTGACTCCTCACTGATCATCAAAGGGATGAAAAACTTACTGGGCACAGTTATCAAATTTCCTGAGtttcatattttcaaatattgcCATAATCAGCCTCTTGTTCTCATCAAGATACTGCATCATGTGACATAAACAGAGCATTAAAATTAAACGTGATGATACCATGAAACCAAAAATCTAAGACAATTATCCAAAAATAACGGgtctaaaaaacaaataaaaatgaacaattCAGTGACACTCATTTCTAACAATAACATTTCATGTACATAGTTTGAAGGTTGATTAAAACATCAAAAAATGTGTCATACCCATTGAACATCATTGCTGGTTATTGTTCGGGGAACCCGCATATTCGGTGGTGACGGCTGCATTTTTCTGGTCATTGACatacttttcttttcaatttatagtttgaattttcagaggaatcaataatcaaatctgcATTTTCAATAttacaagataaaaaataactataattttcAAATCCAAAACTGATAAGTTACAATATTCTTACAATGGCTTTTTAGAACTtgcaaaatttttttacatttaaatgcTCTTTCTAATAGAAACTAATATAAACAAATCAGTTACCTGTGATGAAGCAGGTTTAAGAGCACTAAGAGATATCAAATAGGTACCATGGGTGAGTAGATTATAAGTCACAGTAACTTGGATTCACTCCTTATAGCTGCAGTTACTATTAGGAAGAGTTTCGAAGatgaaatgtttttaaaaataacagcATCAGCAACCAAGATTTTCCAAGAATGATCTTAGTGGTGTTTCCCACAAACAACAAAatcctataaaataaaaagtgcgaaactaaacaaaaatggaaatattatatatatatatatatatatatatatatataaagagggaaattcagatttgataatgattaaattttaagacattcaaattgatatttcaaaatcaacaaGTTCTCTAATATTTAGCATTTTAAGTTGCTgacattattttgtatttttttttagtttatatattaagaccaagtagagatggcaaataaacccgtgtccgtgggtatcacccgaacccgtccccgttttgacggggaatccccgctttgactgggtatgggtatgggtatgggtaatacccgaaattttcaactggggatggggatgaggatggagatatatatatacccgcccaaatacccgtccccgcttaaattactaaactatttataatttattaaataatctaaaaaatatatataaataaataatatatttacacataaaatataatataatataatataatataatataatatagtatatatacatataaataaaatatacttttatatatatatatatatttacacatatacatgtaatataatataatataatataatataatataatatacatataatatatatacataataatataatatatattattatatttatattattatataatataatataatatatacttaaaataaatatatatctataaaaaaaacaaaaaaaaaaatatatatatatatatatatatatatatatatataaacataacatatccacacatataatatatatatacatagtaataataatataatataatatataatataatatatataaataattatatatatatatataaacataagatatccacacatataatatatatatatacatagtaatataatatataatataatataatataatataatatatatatatatatatatatatatataacatatttctcattctctttgtttttgttatacactttgtttactctctcaattgtctggtttgtttttcaagatttaattttgaaggtaatttttcttcttcttattacataatttttactctctgtacatggttatgttcaaataggtgttcctcaatttcattctatgaaataatttttaggttacacatttgattatctttatttatttatttattttcatgaaaatgtttgactcttgttttgtagctcttctttttgttactttggttatacacttttttactctcttttaattgtttggcttgttctttaaggtttaagcagattttcaaggtacttttccttttatcataatcttaattatacatttttttttccgttatgttatgttcaaatggatattctcaaatttgggtcacacatttaattatctttactcctttatgataattttatttattatttattttttgtttcatgataatgtttaattctcaattttgaaagttactggagtgttattcatgatatattggcaattgcttcagttttagatccaaggtacaagatggacatgttagaatattatttttataaattgtatggtaatgattttgatctgaaacttagtaggattcgtcaaatgtgctatgatttggttttggaatatcaatcaaaaaagaatgaaacttcttcttatagagctacatcattggagttgggaaaggatgttgataatgatgcgaatgaatttttagagtttatggcaaaaaagaaaaaatctagaactacagttatgaaaacagagttggattattacttggaagaagataatttgccggttacacaagaatttgatatcctatcatggtggaaaacaaatgggttaaagtttccaacccttcaagcaattgcaagggatgttttagctattccaataacaactgtagcttctgaatctgcttttagtactggtggtcagatattaacttctcaccgtagtcgacttcatcatattactatagaggctttgatgtgtacaagaagttggatatggaactcaaaccatctaggtaagttactcaaatttattaatattttttgttagtattttttgtgaattctcatctaatattctacatttggtgtttgtaggtgttaaaaaattaaaaggaaaagatgttctcatgagtgaaaatgaatctgatgaataaggtacattatattctagtaattaaaattttcaatttcaattattatatcatatctaatttttcattttttttctatgtgtaggtggatcgaatgcaaatgaaaccactgatcatttgtaaaattaataaatatttggttattataaaattttagtaatgtgtaattttttagcttttatataattatttgaattttatttagttgttatttgatactttaatttgagatttatactattataatatttttcttaatatttgacatcatgaaaatcaaaaagagtatgttattttaatattgaatattttgatagtatcatgattccgttggtgtgatttttaaatttttttataaaaaatatttaattgatatatggaacaataaaaaaatgggtatggatatgggtataagaaaatacccgttacccggtagggatggggatgggtcaaaagttgtatacccgttgggtttggggatggggatggggatgaatttttattatggggatggggatgagatcatgatacccgtacccgccccgccccgttgccatccctaccaaGTACAAGAGTGtacaaaatgaaatttcatcaaaaaaaaaaatgtgacagAAAATAAATCAcgttcaataaaattttaactttttattcatCTTTAAGTTCAAGAAATATGCATTTCTTTTAACTTTGCAATTAGTTTTATACGATAATATCTTTACTTAAAcactttttatcttaattttaaaatatataaaagaaacttttttttttgtcacagACAAATATTATGTGGTACttcgtttattttatttttctaaaatataaggtggtttttctttctctattctaaaaaatacatataaccATTGATTATGatcaacatatttttaataaaatatatcaaaatcaatatatatatatatatatatatatatatatatatgagaataAATTactcatataaaaaattttatgatgtCTCCAGAATAAAGTAAATCTAATATATATCTTTAGAAAGAAGTTATGTATTGATAACTTCcttaaaaaactaaagaaagaagttaataaagtaaacaattaaataaaccaTTTAATTGATATAGACAGAGTATATACTTTAGTTATAGCATTTCTAAAGAAAATAGCAGGGAAAATTTTAGTTAGCTGggaaataatgttttttttttcagaaaataatatttacggAAACAAAGTTTtccaaaaaataatgttttcaaaaatcGTTTTTTCAGGAAGTtttcataaaagatttcatAACATGGAGGAAGTGTGGAATTCTAACTTTTCCGCATTAAAATAAATGGTAGTCatgttacttttattaaattatttgatacagtaccaaattaatattttaataaaattgaaatattaccTTTTGATTTTTATCCTAATGTCCAATGTACGATTCTcaaataattcttataaatcataatttgtgttaatgattttgattttattttctgtatAAAAGAGTTTGTGTTtctgtatatttatatttaacaaaaataatttaaaaattaatgaaatataaacatttgtaaatataaaatattaaaaaggttgATTTTGACCTGATAAATTATGCCGTCTTGGTTAGAAAGATGGaggaataatatttttaatttaaatttgtatttaggAACgtgtaaatgttatttttttcatgtttttttatgtcaTATTTAGTGACGGATCTCAAAAGGTCCGTAGGGTTATGACCTCCTaagatattttaacttttttaaatatttgttttttaattgtttaaattaatttttatttttataaaatataatatttaatattaataaataataaaataaaaatttaataaaataaagaataataaaatttattaagatattttttattcttttcattctAAGTTTCTCACGTATTGTATCTATTTATTAAGACATTTTATATACAGTGCTAGACTTGTTTAATATGTTTTGGTATACTCGTCTAATCAATGTATGAATAAAtttgtctaatgtgtattacAAGATTCATTTAATCAGTGAATGGACAAACTCATAATAGATTTGTCTAATCAATGTATGAGCGAAGAAAACTTGTATTATTAGACTCGTCTAATGTATTTTGTTATACCCGTCTAATCAGTGTATGAACACACTAGTCTAATATGTATTGTAAGATTCATCTAACGAGTGAATGGACAATCTCGTATAATCAATATACATACTCGTCAACTGTGTATTACAATACTCATCTAATGTATATTTCTAAACTCATATAATCAATGTGTAGACAAACCTGTATAATTTGTGTTGCAAGACTAGTATAATGTGTACTGTTAGACCTGtctaatattttcatcataCTCGTTTAGTCAATATATGAGCAAACTCGTCTAGTGTGTATTGCAAAATTCATCTAATCACTAAATAGCCACACTTatctaatgtgtattaatagAATCCTCCACTCTGTGTATGGACAAATTTATCCAATGAATATTGCtagactcgtctaatcaatATATAAATGACTCATCTAATGTGTGTTGCTACACTCATCTAATAAATGCATTAACAaactcatttaattttttttatagtcatCTAATTAA from Vigna unguiculata cultivar IT97K-499-35 chromosome 8, ASM411807v1, whole genome shotgun sequence encodes:
- the LOC114195085 gene encoding GRF1-interacting factor 3-like, with product MTRKMQPSPPNMRVPRTITSNDVQWYLDENKRLIMAIFENMKLRKFDNCAQYQEQLQKNLMYLAALADWQHSQSQVMLPQVQQMIVPSSMQHPEFVPNAQEPRISPPNMALQFANAREQLYQQVALRAGWIGNGTKPMYGGESGFGGGKSGASTSTASPNDACGGSLQGPSHGGDDHGNN
- the LOC114195507 gene encoding kelch repeat-containing protein At3g27220 translates to MVRASVKLGSAKLVVICVGLLGFALIADFLWASTSSTLLTSKPSTLVIPEKKNHKNVTASGRFLAAAYADLDAPNLHWEKMPPCPVPRLDGAAIQIRDLLFVFAGYGTIDYVHSHVDVYNFSDNSWGERFDMPKEMAHSHLGMVTDGRYIYIVTGQYGPQCRGPTARTFVLDAETRKWQDLPPLPVPRYAPATQLWRGRLHVMGGSKENRHTPGLEHWSLAVKDGKALENEWKAEVSIPRGGPHRACVVVDDRLYVLGGQEGDFMAKPGSPIFKCSRRPEVVYTDVYMLDDEMTWKTLPPMPKPNSHIEFAWVVVNNSIVIAGGTTEKHPVTKKMVLNGEVVQFNLNTLKWSVIGKLPFRVKTTLVGFWNGWLYFTSGQRDKGPDDPSPKKVIGELWRTKLKLNDY